The following DNA comes from Hippoglossus hippoglossus isolate fHipHip1 chromosome 12, fHipHip1.pri, whole genome shotgun sequence.
GGTGGAGGAGTACGCTGGCAGTAAGGGGAGGTTTCCTCCAGTGAAGCGGAGAAACCAGACGTCACTTTACATCTCGACGATAGAGAAAGGCCACGGCCTCGTGAACTCTCTGATCGAATCTGGCCGGCTGGATAACGTCGGCCTGGTGGTGGTTGATGAGGTAAAACTTTAAATAGAAGGTGTTTGACGTGTTGAGATGTTCTGAGGTTTGATGGAAGTTGTGTTTCTTGCGTGTGCAGCTTCACATGTTGGGCGACGGAAGCAGAGGAGCTGTCATTGAAATGACTCTGGCTAAAGTTCTGTACATGAGCAGTAAGTGTCTTATatcatttcttcttttattatctttggATTAAATGAATAATGctcctgatttattttccagataAGACTCAGATTATTGGCATGAGCGCCACCTTGGGAAACATCAGGGACCTGCAGATGTTTCTAAAGGCTGAAAATTACTCAAATGACTTCAGACCTGTGAGTGATTTTAAACGTGTGTATTAATCCGCTGAAACTGATGGGCTGTGATGATGAAGTTCATCAGGTGTGAAGATTTAATCTTCCTCTTTTCAGGTTCAGCTGAAAGAATATGTCAAACTGAACGACACGATCTATGAAGTGGACccgaaggaggaggagtgtttCAGGTTCTCACGTCTTCTCAACTATAAGGTAAAGACAGTTTTCACATTAACATGTTGTAGTCTTCATGTTCACTGTCAGCGCACAActacacaacagaaacacacatatacaaagaATTCAACTTCTACTCGTGAAGTGAAGCCAATACAGAAGCGTCTGAAACTGGtgttctgtgtagtgaccagcagggggcgactccactggtagtttctatagaagtctatagaaagtgacttctcactttataacgtcagtaaacattctcctcaggagtttatgtctcaatctgtagtttcaagtcttcttcaaacagctgatgttcatttagtgaattatgatcatttagagtcaaacagaccataaagcaccggatgtgttggggggggataccacagagtgattgacagctagtataGTTTATAGTATAGTTTATTGATATTTGAAGATAAGTTCTGTGTCTGATCTCTCTCTCAGTATTCCAGCTCGATGCAGAAGATCGACCCGGACCACATCATCGCTCTGGTGACTGAAGTCATCCCCACGCACTCGTGTCTGGTCTTCTGTCCCACCAAGAAGAACTGTGAGAACGTCGCAGGGATGATCTGTAAATATCTGAAAGAGTGAGTGAACCAGTCGTCTGTCGTCTCTGGTGTCGTGAGCAGCGACTGACTCGGGGTCGTTCATCTGATTGTGAACAGGGAGTTCCTGCAGCACAGGCGGGAGGAGAAGGTCGTCCTCCTCAGAGAGCTGAAGGACAGCGGTGACGGCTCGGTGTGTCCGGTGCTCAGGAGGACGGTGCCTTACGGCGTGGCCTACCACCACAGCGGACTgaccacagaggagaggaagctggTGGAGGAGGCCTACTCCAACGGCGTGCTCTGTCTCCTCGCCTGTACCTCCACCCTCGCTGCTGGGATCAACCTACCGGCTCGCAGGTTAGACggatcagtgtctgtatataaagacgagCGGTAAATGTACACTAAGATTATTAATCTGTTGACGACCCTTGATGTCCAGAGTGATTCTCCGCTCGCCGTACGTGGCCGCGGACTTCCTGAAGAGGAGTCAGTACAAACAGATGGTGGGACGAGCCGGGCGAGCGGGCATCGACACAGTGGGAGAGAGTATCCTCGTCctgcaggacaaagacaggaccATGGTACCTAGACTCTCACACTGAAGCCTGATCGATCACAGAGGACTTTACTGAAGGTTGCGTCTCGAACTGATTCTGTTATTTTCAGGCTCAAACACTGGTCTGCGCTCCGATGGAGAACTGTCGCAGTCACCTGCTGCACGACGATGGAAAAGGAATCCTGAGTCTCATCCTGTCGCTCATCGGACTCAATGTAAATccttctgcctcctctttcttcttcatgACACAGACGAGGTAAAAGAAGAAGTAAGAATCAGCTGCTCTGTTGTTGTCAGATCACCACCTCGATGGAGCAGGTCAGGGACTTCCTGCAGGGGACGCTGTTGTACGTTCAGCGggagcagctgtgtgtggaGCGGAGTCTGTGGGACGTGGTGCAGCAGTGTGTCGAcgtcctgcaggagaaggaTCTCATCGCCGTGATGTCACACACTCAGACGCTGCAGGTCACCAAGCTCGGAAAAGCTACGTATAAAGGTGACGCATCATCTACGCTGAGTTTCACGAGTTTCACATCCTGAAAGTTTTATAAACACTATTTCCGTGATTAATTTATATCTAAATGACAAATGCAACATtggtctttaaaataaaaagcaaagaaattataacaaaataataaccGTGAGGTGTAGTTTTAGTCACATGATCTATGATCTGTTTGATTGGCTGGTTTCTCCGCTGTGATACAAGAAGATACACGATGACATCACTGTGAGGGTCTCCATGGTTTCCGACCCGCTCAGCTTGTGACGTCACAGCTCAGTGAGCAGTTCCCTCCTCTCGTCCTCAGGCTCCGTGGATCTGAGCTGCAGTGGCGTCCTGTACCAGGACCTGTCCCGCGGCCTGGAGGGTCTGCTGCTCAACAGTTACCTGCACCTGCTCTACCTGGTGACGCCGTACGACATGGTCGCCCAGTGCAAACCCGACTGGATGATTTTCTTCAGACAGGTGCAGAGTCGCTGCCGGACACTGTGATGTCGCTGTTCTTTACTCAGCTTTGTAATATTCTCCGTTGTATCTTTCAGTTCACGCGTCTGTCAGCGGCCGAGCAGAAGATGTCTGCAGCCGTCGGCGTGCCGGAGAGTTTTGTAGCGAGAAAAGCTGCCGGACAGACGGTGAAAAACGTACGAGAGAGTTTGTGAGAGAGAAACCTCGCGATGTTATTCACAGTGTTCAGGTGTGAAATCAGCTGAtgtcctgtctctctgtggtcGTGGGACAGAATGTGGACTTGGCGGTGGCGAGACGCATGTATCTGGCTCTGgtgctgttttctctcctgagGGAAACAAACCTGTGGAGTGTGGCTGACCGGTTCCAGCTGAGCCGAGGCTTCGTTCAGACTCTGCTCAGCTCCTCGTCGGCGTTCTGCTCCTGCGTCCTGCACTTCACGGAGGTACCGCCATCATCTGACgtgaatctgcagcagctgctctcagcGGTTGAACCTTAATAAATCCGTGTTTTCTGTGTGAGatcaggagctggaggagttGTGGCCGTTCAAAGCGTTGCTGACGGAGCTGACGCGGAGGCTGAGTTACTGTGTGAAGGCGGAGCTTATCCCTCTGATGGAGGTGGTTGGAGTCATGGAGGTCAGTGACGTaaacaacatatatataaagtttaGTTATATCgtcatatacagtatgtctatatgtttcttttttttccttccagtcACGAGCGAAGCAGCTGTACAACGCCGGCTACAAGACACTGACTCACCTGGCGAACGCCGACCCCGCCATTCTGTCCAAGACGATAGAAAACCTGTACAAGAAACAGGCCAATCAGATCGTGGCCTCGGCTAAAGTGAGTTTGTCCTGGAGCCTCCACGTGAAGGTTTGAACATGTCCGTCAACACGTGGACTGATGACGTGTCTCTGTGTTCCAGATGCTGCTGAATGAAAAGGCGGCGGCTCTTCAGGAGGAAGTGGACGACCTGCTGATGGCGCCGTTAGATCTGCCTGCTGATTTATCAACAGAGCAACTCCTCTGagtttatttatcattaaatatttatacataacTTTTATTATATAACTGCTGCCGTTCtgcttttttattctttcattgcTTTGAAATACACATGgtattattaaatatgtttcattaACTTCACTGATCATGGAGACGTCACAACCATCAGAGTCTGTGACTCTTCATACTGAcaaataaatctgtaaaaacacacgTTTCACTTCTTAAAGAATCTTCTTCAGAATCACAGGTGAGATGTTGAACCTAATGAAGTTTGTTAAAGTTTAAAGTGGGAGTCaacaacagataaataaataaagatggacgacgagtctgtgcagcagtgatcgtgGAGTGGATTCGTGgcatcgaggtcccgcccacacaccCTCTCAACCAAccaggagtcagtctcagctgtcaatcacaacgtctcatgttttcatatcaaataactgattcaaaccaaactgatcagaaacttgaacaaacatcagagataagaacgacctgaaatgacagaaacatctttacaaacatttatttaacgtctactttgatttttttgtttggtccatgtcccatctgctaacatggaggaggagggtttatacTGCAGTtagacaccagggggcggtgGAGATGCTTCACTTAttgaagctgtcatgtcatccatctttattgaTGGATTGAGTCAGGGGCCCCTGCAGGTGTCAGTTGGGCCCCTGGGGGCCTCAGGTCCGCCCCTGTGCCTCCACATAATGACTGAGTTCAAACTGAGATGAGAAAGtgcgccccctgcaggaggagcagacaGTTCAGGAAGTGTCTCAGTCTGAACATGagtctcctgctcctcttcctcctcttcctcctccgtctctcggACGGACTCCTCTTCACCAGAGACCCGGGCTGGGTCGCCTCCGACCCGGGCTGGAACTCAACCGGCTCCGGGTCTCAGCTCGTCTCCGTCACCGCGGATCTGAGCTCCATCCTCCACCGGGTGGACCCGAGGTTTCTGTCCGTGACCATCGACTCCAGCCTGGGGACCGAGGAGAGCTTCATGTACCTGCTGAGGTCAGAGGGggagcgagtgtgtgtctgtgtgtctgtgtgagtgtttatctttgtgtatgtttgtctttgtgtatttaggtgtgtgagtgtgtgagtgtgtgtgagtgtgtgagtttgtctttgtgtgtgtttgtctttgtgtgtggttgtctttgtgtatttaggtgtgtgagtgtgtgagtttgtgtgagtgtgtgagtttgtctttgtgtgtgtttgtctttgtccttgtttatgtttgtctttgcatatttgtgtgtatgtgtgtttgtctttgtgtgagtgtgtgtgtatttgtgtttatctttgtgtgtgagtgtgtgtgtgtttgtctttgtgtgcgtgcgagtgtgtgagtttgtctttgtgtctttgtttgtgtttgtgtgtctgcttgtgtgtgtttgtctttgtacgtttgtgtgtgtgtgtcagccagaattttgaataataatctttattattAAGATGAAAACTCTTCTCAGAATTCAAAGGTAAAAtatgttcattaaaaaaacagagtttaatTTTATCAATGAGATTcaaactgaataataataaattcagAAGATCCATATTCTCCAGGGTCAAAGGGCAAAGGTCAAATCTTTGttctttctgctgcagtttgataTTTGAAAGTTTGTCAGAGTAAATTTAATCTTCTAAATTAATGTTCTTTCTTTTAAGTTTTacctttcattttcatttctgatcATCAAAGATCAAACTGACACGTTTAAATCTTCATCTGAATCTTTCCACGACTCAAAGATTAGGATCAGCTGAGGTTCGGACCTGATCCCTGATCTggtttgtgttctgtgttcaGATCCCAGAAGATCAGGACGTTGGCCAAAGCTCTGACTCCCTCGTTCCTGAGGTTCGGTGGAACGAGACAAGACTTCATGGTTTTCACTCCCGAGAGGAAACATCTGCAAACATCAGGTGACCTTCACAGAGCCAagctcctccctctgctcgGAAATAAACTGCTAGAtaataatatcaaatatttatgatcattcaaatacaacaggaagtttgtttttgctcactggcgacacctagtggccggaGGTGTTATATTTTCAGCTTGTCAATATGTCAAAtccttgtgaacacgatatctcaagatgACCTCGAGGGAACTTCTTCAAAACGTTCAgttagactcacagatgaactgattagatttgggtggttaaaggtcaaaggtcacagtgaaggAAACATGAATCTAAGTTGACCTGTGGATAAAcgtcctctctgctctcctcagcTCCGTCCTGTGATGAAGTGGCGTTGCCGTCGTGGTTGGAGGACAAACTGAAGGTGGAGTGGACGACGCAGCAGCTGGTCCTGATGAGAGAAGATGCTCAGAGGAAGTACAGGAACGTCAAGTTCACAGGTAGGAGCacgtgatcatgtgaccacaTAAACacgtgatcatgtgatcatgtgacgCGCTGACTGACCCTCTTCCTGTGACAGAGGTGACCGTGGACCTGCTGAACTCCTTCTCCAACTGTTCGGGGATGGATCTGATCTTCGGGCTGAACGCTCTCCTCAGAACAGCCGACAACAGCTGGAACAGCAGCAACGCTCGCTCCCTGCTGCAGTACTGCGAGTCCAGAGGCTACGCCATGTCCTGGGAGCTGGGGAACGGTACGACGCCGCGGCAGCCAACCCGTAGGTTCACGTCTCCTGAGGTCGGAGTTTGATATCTGTCGTGTGTTTGACCTCAGAACCAAACAGTTTCGAGAAGAAGGCCGGGATCCGAGTGGACGGATATCAGCTCGGACAGGACTTCACCCGTCTCCGAGAGATGATGTCAGAGTCCAAATTCTACCACGGCGCCGGACTGTACGGGCCGGACGTGGGCCAGCCGCGAGGCCACAGGATCGACATACTGGAGGGGTGAGGGGTCACGTGTACATGGGAACAATAATCTGATATGAACCAGATTGAAACAGTAATCTCATCTAGAGGaaccacagagaaaaaagagaagtgaCTCAGTGTCACACAactttcacttcctgtggcaAAACAAATCCCCAGTGTGGCGTCAGTTACAGATGTCAGTTTGACATCCACCTGCAttcacacgtgtgtgtgtgtgtctttttaacAGTGTTGTCAATAAAGTTTATACTTTATAAACATtcaatctacacacacacagatgtacatacttatacacatataaatacatatatactgtatttcgACATTAGAACCCTGTGTATTTGTCTCGTGTGCAGCAGAGAACAGTCTCTGTAGCAGCAGTCGAGGACGGAGCCCAGTTCCTGGGATTTAATTAGCGTCATGTGAGCTTCACGCTTCACCTCATTTAGTCCAGAACATTTGAACTCTTCTGGTATTTCCGTCGTTCGGACGCTCGCTGCTCTCGTTCACGTGGATCATTCTCCTCCGGGTCAAGTCTCAACACAGTGATTTTGTTTGTTACGTGCGGCTGTAGGTTCCTGCAGAGCGGAGCGGACGCCGTCGACGCCTGTACCTGGCACCAGTGAGTTCAACTGCAgattctgttgtgtttgcacagtgACAATAAAGTTCATGAATCTGAAATCAAACAGAGACCATGTGACTTCAGGCTGAGTTAACTCCTCTGTCCCGTCTCTTAGTTACTATGTGAACGGCAGAGACACGTCTCTGGAGGATTTTCTGGATCCAGAGATTCTCGACACGCTGAAGTTAAAGACCAAAGAAGTTCTGCAGGTAAAGACAGcgagacacagacagactttGACATGTGCGAGGTGACGATGTTGACATGTGTCCTCTGGTCAGAAAGTAAAGATGGCGTCCCCGGGGAAGGCGGTCTGGCTCGGAGAGACGAGCTCGGCGTACGGAGGAGGAGCCGTGGGTCTGTCCGACGCGTTCGTTGCAGGATTCATGTGAGTTGAGACGAGACGGGTTCAAGAAAAACCTTCTATCAGAGCTGAGATTAGAAGTTTATTAATCAAACAGTCGAACAGAACAATTTAAAGAATgtttcattaataataataataataatctttctCCAGTTGTTCAGACTGAGTCAGAGCCGTGAGCATCGTCTTTAGTTCAAATCAAAAGTCGCAGTGACCGTGAcctttgtgccaaatgtgaaaaacaTCCCTCAACACGTTCCTGTcatgtcgggggggggggggggggactctaaTGCACTGATTACCCAGCAGCCCCTGGTCTCATGACAAACATTACAACAAACAACCTGCTTGATGCTCACAATATATATTACactgagaccacacacacacccagtgttACAGTGAGAGTGTGCCCCCTGCAGGTGGCTGGACAAACTGGGCCTGGCAGCCACACTCGGCATGGACGTGGTGATGAGGCAGGTGCTGATTGGTTCAGGAAGTTACCACCTGGTCGACAACAACCTGGATCCACTTCCTGTAAGaccttcttcttcactgcttcTATAAAAAGCCTGGATGTGTTGTTCAGACTCTTCATTTGCATAAACACTGCTGCTAGGCAACGGCAGCGTGGACGTTACAGAGTTCATACGAAGATGTAACGACGGAGGGAAGAAGATGAGACTGATGAAGGTGAAGATGTTTAACGCAGACAGACGTCACCTGAGGCTTCGACTAATCAGCTGGTGTTTGTTAGATTTACTGATGAACATTGATTTAAAGTCCATGTTGGTctgggggggggtcttaaagagacagaagctaaAACGTagagtttgagacagaggctgaacagaggagctgcagcgatgaacagtctgaggaaagtgatgaatGTTAGAGCCTGAATATTTCTCTCCTAACGACTTCCTGTGTGACTGCCTGAGCAGAGTTGacgctgacctctgacctctcgtGTCGTCTCTCAGGACTACTGGTTGTCTCTTCTCTACAAGAGACTCGTGGGACCGGAGGTTTTGAAGATTGAGGCGTCTTCTGCTGTTGGCCGCAGTAAAAGAGTGAGAGTGTATCTGCACTGCTCCAACACAAAGAGGTTCCCCTGCTGCAACATCACTGTTTTCCTCTGATATAACCTCGTGTACTGACCCAGCCTcgctctgtgtctgcagctaCAGCAGCGGAGCAGTCACGTTGATATCTATGAACCTGAGTGAGAAACCGGCCCGGATCTCGACTCCGGCTCTCGTCTCCTCCGGCACAGTGGAGGCTTTTGTCCTGCAGGCCGACCGGCCCGGGGAGGAGGGGCTCTACTCCAGGTGCCTCCTCAATGTGCCCATTGATCCCTCAAGACTCCTCAAGTCACGAGGAGCATCAGGCTGTGTCACTTGGTTTCAGTGTTAGAGGGGATCGATGGAGGAGTTCAGATCCTCCTCAGGACCGTCATTAAAGGAGCAGTCCACTGAATCTGAACACACATCTCATCATAGACGTTAAATcagtaaaataatcataatattatgatttaGAAATCGTCATTGTCGAGTCTGGATATTTTTTGGactaaatgattaattgatgaaaTAATCTGCAGGTGAATCGATAATGAAAAtatgtctttttattttgtgaaggTCTGTGAAACTGAACGGGGACGTGCTGAAGATGGTGGACGATAAAACTCTCCCCGACCTTAAAGGAAGTCGTCTTCCTCCAGCGGAtcacctgcagcttcctgcctACGCTCTGGCCTTCTTCGTCTTCACCGACGCTCGAGCCGCCGCCTGTCACGACCCCGGACGCCTGCGATGACGCCGCGGACACAGAGACGTCTTTAGATAGAACACAGCTCATCCTCTCTGGACTAAACAGACTCGAACTCAGGTGACGACGACGAAACGAAGAATTACTTTCACATACCGGTGGCTGTGTTTCTAAGTTTcgaataatttttttaaaattctgttCCACAAACGTAGTGACTCGTGTGAACGAAGCCACCGTTGGGTCTTTAACCCTAAAATCTCTGgtgtagataaagatggacaacatgacttTGAGAAGTGAATTCCAGATCAAGGTTtccttcagtttttctttttttatttcatcacaaaCTCTGGAAGTTTTAACGCATCACAACCAAACTCTtcactcctcctgctcctcgcCGTGTGTGATGATGTAACACAGAGACTTGTAATCCAGGTTTCCTGCTGCGTCGATATTTGACGACTGAAACATCTGCTTCACCTGAAACGACACATGTTGACACACAGGttgtagaaaatgtaatttaacttAAAGTTAATAATGTAAAGTGATGAAATCCTCTGATCTTCTCAGACTCAACACAACATGACGTCATCAGAAACCTTCTTTACCTCCTCAGATGAAAACCTGTCGGCCTGTGTCATCAGCAGATTCTGTAATCTGATCAAATCAAACAGAACATTGTTAAGTTTGTGTTTAACAGCAGAGAAACGTTAGAAAGTAACAGACTCACTCGTCTTTGTGAACGAAGCCTTGGACGTCAGGATCAAACATTTTGAAAGCGTTTAAGATGGTGTCCTCAGGGTCTGTGCCTGAAACCAGACAGACAACATACTGAACCTTCCTTTGGTCATTGTCCAACACGTCAGttcatgacctctgacccctcgtCAGCTCctgtctaaaaataaaaacactactAGAGGATTAAACCTCGTGTTTGTTAAAGTCTTCTCACCGTGCAGCTTTTCTCCGAACAGGTTGAGGAACATGGTGAAGTTGATGGGACCAGTGGCTTCTCTCAAcatgtcctccagctccttgtcCTTCACGTTGAGtttacctgaaacacacacacctgagacaTGAATctgtgatggaggagaaggaacCTGATCACGTGGCGGTTTAGCATCAGAGCTACGAACCCAGAGACGCGTACGTGTCCTTCAGATCCTCTTTATCGATGAACCCGTCTCGGTTCTGATCGATCAGTGTGAACGCCTGAATCACAAACGTAAAGTTATAAGAACATGATTCCAATAATAAGAATTAAACCTCAGGAACTTTACCTCTTTAAACTCTTGGATCTGAGTTTGTTCGAACATGGAGAAAACGTTGGACGAGGCCCTCTGAGCCCGTTTGgctcctccttccttcttcttcgtctttctACTCGCCTGAAGAAGCAGAATCTCACGTTAGAAACTCACTGACAGTCGTCTGTTACCGTTCAAcatctgaccaatcagagaagagACACATTTTCACTTCATAGAACAGAAAAGTTCAGTTTTGACTTATAAAGATTTTTATTATGAAGTTGAATAATTTATAATTCATAAATGATTGAACCCTCAggattaatacaaataaactgaTTATTCAAATCTgcataattacatttaaatgtatttatcaatTTTAGAACAAAAAATGTGAATTCATCGttgcatttaattattttctaaacTAATTATACATTACATGTATTTACGTTACAGTACATTCCATTAAATTCTACTACATTTATATTAATCACACTTTTCTCAACACAAAGAATTTTCACTTTttgtaaaacattatttcaattCTCATCATAGAAtgaaacaatgaataaatagctgatttacatttcatctttcagtaaaaactttttaaaatacagaaaatgaaaaatatctgtCAAATTAGattcacacattttcaacacaacacaataaaatattataacatCTTGTTCTTTCTTTGTCGGTTTAAGACGGTAAATGTTCGTCTTggttaattttatttaaactttgatCCACGAGTTTAAATATGTGAGATATGAGTAAAACTAAACtcaatattgaaaataaaagcttaaaatgtcaaactgatgAGAGTACGTACCATCGCTGCTCCTCTTCGTCTCTGTGAGGCTGGGGGTGCAGCGAGCAGAGATTTAAATAGAGCAGCTGTCGGGGCTCGACCACAGGGACGGTGATGATGGTCTGGATGAGGGGGGGTCCTCAGGGGCCCCCCCAGCCTCGCACACTTCCCCTTACATGGGCATCGTGTTTGGTAAAACGCTGGTTCTCCTGAGGCTCagcaactgctgctgctgatcaaaACCTTTTAAAGGGATTCTATTTACAGTGTGAAGACGGACGGGGGACGGACGGAGGACGGGGGACGGACGGAGGACGGACGGAGGACGGACGGGGGACGGAGGAGAAGATCATCatcactttattctttttttctttaatgaagAGAAGAACAAACACTTTTCATCACTGAGTCACAAAGATAAGAGACGAtgatgatgtgaaaacacacagtttcaAACTGTCACGTTTTTACTGAACAACAGATTAAAATTTCAGTCAAACTGTTTCAAGACAGGAACTGAAGTtcagacatgttcctgacgtgttcctgacgtgttcctgacgtgttcctgacatgttcctgacgtgttctggaggttctgtatgtgagaacagaGACATTTAGGCctaaacttggtgtaaatgaaggtcggggcttgtggacacttgatgacaccacaggagcagaatggagacatgttatgtttctgtggttttattccATTTGAAGAATCActcaccagttacttcagtttTATTGGATTTGTCTGCAACACTTtttactcctgaaactccaaaagtctttttgttgttgtcaatAGTgctgaggagataatgagtgaagtttCACTTTTGGGTGAACTCTCCCTTCAATGTAgtgacagacaccatctttcAGAAGAAGTTACTCAACGTGTATCTTGATTGTCATACTGTAACTACATTAAGTACTTTAACTGTAATACTTTACATGAAGCTGAGAGTTATGTACTTGTGTACTTGTACCACAGATAGATACAGATGTGACACTAATGTTGGCTCTTTCTGCTAAACACACGGTGCTCTGGGGAGGTGTGATCCGGGGAGGTGTGATCCGGGTGAGGTGTGATCCGGGGAGGTGTGATCCGGGTGAGGTGTGATCCGGATGTGGACCTACACGACTCATCTGGGCCTCCTTTGATTGACAGGGGGTGTCTGACATGTCCCTCCATCCGTCCACACGCCATGTGGACCGGATATGGGCCGGGTGGCGGTTTGAAGGTGCAGTTCCGGTCCCGGCCGTCAGGGTGCAGAGCCGGAGCCCTTCAGGTCAGTCGCAGTACTTCAGGTCCCTGACGCGTCACATTAGCAGCGCATTaatactacactacccacacCCCCCCGCGTCGAGCCATGTTGTAGGAAATCCGCTGCGCTGGATTATTCTAATCCGACGGGTCTGGACGACACATCGGATCACGACCGCCGAGAGAAACTCCATCCCGCGGCCTGTGGCAGATGCAGCTGGTCCCTCGGAGCTAAAGTTGGGATGATCCGCGGCTCTGCTCGCTGCCGCCGCGGCCACTGATCCGCGCTGCTCGGGCCGTTTCCTGGAGCCATCCGTCCTCTGACAGCGGCTCGGTACCACCGCTCCTCGGGGCAGAGAGGGGACCCGGACCCGCCGCGACTCGAACACGTCTCCACCCGCTCCCCCCCGGCGCGGTTAGCTCCAGcccggctcggctcggctcgggtGTCCTGTCCGCGGACCGAAGCGCTGCTGCAGCTCGCTCCCTGCTAGCTAGCGCGGCTAGCTCGCTCCAGCTAGCTAAGCTAGTGAGGAATCTCTCAAGTTTAGTCCGGAACACAGCGAACATCCAGCGGCTCATCGGGAGGGAGGATGTCGGCGAAAGAGCCAAACAAACTGTCCACCACCGAGCGACCTGTCAAAGGTACGTAGCCTCCATTTTTACATCCGATCCTCCGGGCAGGAAGTTAACGGAGCTAGTTTGCTAAAGGCGAGCAGCTTAACACCCGCTGGAGGACGAGCCAGCCCGGGTGACAGCTCGCTCG
Coding sequences within:
- the LOC117771388 gene encoding myosin light chain 5-like; its protein translation is MASRKTKKKEGGAKRAQRASSNVFSMFEQTQIQEFKEAFTLIDQNRDGFIDKEDLKDTYASLGKLNVKDKELEDMLREATGPINFTMFLNLFGEKLHGTDPEDTILNAFKMFDPDVQGFVHKDELQNLLMTQADRFSSEEVKQMFQSSNIDAAGNLDYKSLCYIITHGEEQEE
- the hpse gene encoding heparanase, whose amino-acid sequence is MSLLLLFLLFLLRLSDGLLFTRDPGWVASDPGWNSTGSGSQLVSVTADLSSILHRVDPRFLSVTIDSSLGTEESFMYLLRSQKIRTLAKALTPSFLRFGGTRQDFMVFTPERKHLQTSAPSCDEVALPSWLEDKLKVEWTTQQLVLMREDAQRKYRNVKFTEVTVDLLNSFSNCSGMDLIFGLNALLRTADNSWNSSNARSLLQYCESRGYAMSWELGNEPNSFEKKAGIRVDGYQLGQDFTRLREMMSESKFYHGAGLYGPDVGQPRGHRIDILEGFLQSGADAVDACTWHHYYVNGRDTSLEDFLDPEILDTLKLKTKEVLQKVKMASPGKAVWLGETSSAYGGGAVGLSDAFVAGFMWLDKLGLAATLGMDVVMRQVLIGSGSYHLVDNNLDPLPDYWLSLLYKRLVGPEVLKIEASSAVGRSKRVRVYLHCSNTKSYSSGAVTLISMNLSEKPARISTPALVSSGTVEAFVLQADRPGEEGLYSRSVKLNGDVLKMVDDKTLPDLKGSRLPPADHLQLPAYALAFFVFTDARAAACHDPGRLR
- the helq gene encoding helicase POLQ-like, with amino-acid sequence MNCGDRDIKIKRFSGRKRSRDGAQSHMTPARKRGGAGGGGEDTCPTDRRVTSIMAQPAEFCSDTEDLFGDYDSLLDDSSLLAKLDDAEQDERRRELQIVAVDQQDLAALPPPEDRVHNRSCQDVLTDSILDVLGDEPFEDLPVSQMQFEEQIGEGVKRNKLQDGDNTSTPSRNAGDSGHRRTSEAGTDRHTDDKTRRRSRARRSVTDQLKRTMLCNAAAPSNISRSVGLKEAVVSEEISVAMQAMETVSTETTDLGPFFGLPSKVKDLMYKLRGIKSLYDWQETCLNLDCVQQRKNLIYSLPTSGGKTLVAEILILRELLCRKKDCLFILPYISLVQEKVRGLASFGLELDFMVEEYAGSKGRFPPVKRRNQTSLYISTIEKGHGLVNSLIESGRLDNVGLVVVDELHMLGDGSRGAVIEMTLAKVLYMSNKTQIIGMSATLGNIRDLQMFLKAENYSNDFRPVQLKEYVKLNDTIYEVDPKEEECFRFSRLLNYKYSSSMQKIDPDHIIALVTEVIPTHSCLVFCPTKKNCENVAGMICKYLKEEFLQHRREEKVVLLRELKDSGDGSVCPVLRRTVPYGVAYHHSGLTTEERKLVEEAYSNGVLCLLACTSTLAAGINLPARRVILRSPYVAADFLKRSQYKQMVGRAGRAGIDTVGESILVLQDKDRTMAQTLVCAPMENCRSHLLHDDGKGILSLILSLIGLNITTSMEQVRDFLQGTLLYVQREQLCVERSLWDVVQQCVDVLQEKDLIAVMSHTQTLQVTKLGKATYKGSVDLSCSGVLYQDLSRGLEGLLLNSYLHLLYLVTPYDMVAQCKPDWMIFFRQFTRLSAAEQKMSAAVGVPESFVARKAAGQTVKNNVDLAVARRMYLALVLFSLLRETNLWSVADRFQLSRGFVQTLLSSSSAFCSCVLHFTEELEELWPFKALLTELTRRLSYCVKAELIPLMEVVGVMESRAKQLYNAGYKTLTHLANADPAILSKTIENLYKKQANQIVASAKMLLNEKAAALQEEVDDLLMAPLDLPADLSTEQLL